The following proteins are encoded in a genomic region of Sulfurimonas sp. HSL3-7:
- a CDS encoding heavy metal-binding domain-containing protein produces MGTFYTCPMHPEVRQKSPGSCPKCGIALEKAVENFESVQMQYICPMHPEVVSDRPGNCPKCGMGFEPMIAATAMSFSSVSVIINALCLKKTKL; encoded by the coding sequence ATAGGAACATTTTACACCTGTCCCATGCATCCTGAAGTTCGACAAAAGAGCCCCGGCTCATGTCCAAAGTGCGGTATCGCACTGGAAAAAGCGGTTGAGAATTTTGAAAGTGTGCAGATGCAATACATCTGTCCGATGCACCCGGAAGTGGTGAGTGACAGACCGGGAAACTGTCCGAAATGCGGTATGGGATTTGAGCCGATGATTGCGGCAACGGCGATGAGTTTCAGTTCGGTGTCGGTCATCATTAACGCCTTGTGTCTGAAAAAGACAAAACTCTAA
- a CDS encoding FixH family protein, translating to MKTLIKLLMMAVLTGGLLHAAGFEKTATFRTTKVVMSVEKPLAVGSNTLELMLTLDAKVSEGAAVSLKVFMPAMPGMPAMESVVDATSLGGGKYKADVNFSMGGTWQIHILITPKTGKRIRVKTSVNI from the coding sequence GTGAAAACCTTGATCAAACTTCTTATGATGGCCGTGTTGACAGGTGGGCTGCTCCATGCAGCAGGTTTTGAAAAAACGGCAACGTTTAGAACAACCAAGGTTGTCATGAGCGTAGAAAAGCCTCTGGCCGTCGGCAGCAACACGCTTGAACTTATGCTGACGCTCGATGCCAAGGTTTCCGAAGGTGCGGCAGTCAGCCTGAAAGTCTTTATGCCTGCCATGCCGGGTATGCCGGCGATGGAGAGTGTTGTTGACGCGACCTCCCTTGGCGGTGGTAAGTACAAAGCCGATGTGAACTTTTCGATGGGCGGAACATGGCAGATACATATTCTTATTACACCGAAAACCGGCAAGCGGATACGGGTAAAAACATCCGTCAATATCTAG
- a CDS encoding TolC family protein produces the protein MKQILLMFLPLLLSATPLEVIIDNALAFHPSLEAIQARLYAEDYQISSTRNFANPEIAFAINDIQFEDITDRSLEPMQTTSVILKQKFPSFGKRDAATARSRARKQVTALSLEESKVKLVERIKMTSYGIWEVDEELKVIGEYIEVTRQNIELNTAYSATRTSSHMGIMSAELTLSQLKIKKSRYESMRKMLYAKLSYLAAQEILSVEVDLQVQAPKELELYTQKLANNRGYGAKSAEVQLAQSDIKVQDLSGNVDPFVQVGYFHRQSYNDYVNVGFGMALPIYGTESDNTEAARKMALSKASESQDYLQRLRGELGGLYAQLEDAYAIYRIIHDESMPQIEHMFELTSASVKSGQDLFVYIDLLKQKLALDEQLIKATVRFNMTEASLDAMTGETR, from the coding sequence ATGAAACAGATACTCTTGATGTTTCTGCCCCTGTTGTTGAGTGCCACACCGTTGGAGGTGATCATCGATAATGCGTTGGCTTTCCATCCCTCTTTAGAGGCGATACAAGCGCGTCTCTATGCTGAAGATTATCAGATCTCCTCTACCCGTAACTTTGCCAACCCCGAGATCGCTTTCGCTATCAACGACATTCAGTTTGAGGACATAACCGACCGTTCGCTTGAACCGATGCAGACGACCAGTGTCATCCTGAAACAGAAGTTTCCCTCTTTCGGAAAACGTGACGCCGCGACGGCACGCTCACGCGCGAGGAAGCAGGTCACCGCTTTGAGCCTGGAAGAGTCGAAGGTGAAACTGGTGGAGCGCATCAAGATGACGTCCTATGGCATTTGGGAAGTCGATGAAGAGTTGAAGGTCATCGGAGAATACATCGAGGTAACGCGCCAAAACATCGAACTCAATACCGCTTACAGTGCCACCCGTACCAGCAGCCATATGGGGATCATGTCGGCCGAGCTGACACTATCGCAGCTAAAGATCAAAAAGAGCCGGTACGAGAGTATGCGAAAAATGCTGTACGCGAAACTCAGCTACCTCGCAGCACAGGAGATTTTGAGTGTCGAGGTCGATCTGCAGGTCCAGGCCCCGAAAGAGCTGGAACTCTATACGCAGAAGTTGGCGAACAACAGAGGCTACGGCGCAAAAAGTGCCGAAGTCCAACTGGCACAGAGCGATATAAAAGTACAGGACCTTTCGGGCAATGTCGACCCTTTTGTGCAGGTCGGCTACTTTCACCGACAATCGTATAACGACTATGTCAATGTCGGTTTCGGCATGGCCCTGCCCATCTACGGTACCGAGAGCGACAACACGGAAGCGGCCCGTAAGATGGCGCTCTCGAAAGCTTCGGAGAGCCAGGACTATCTGCAACGCCTCCGGGGTGAACTCGGAGGGCTTTACGCCCAGCTCGAAGATGCGTACGCTATCTATCGGATCATTCATGACGAGAGCATGCCGCAGATCGAGCATATGTTTGAGTTGACCAGCGCCTCGGTCAAAAGCGGGCAGGATCTTTTTGTCTATATCGACCTTTTAAAGCAGAAACTGGCGCTTGATGAGCAACTCATCAAAGCGACGGTACGGTTTAACATGACGGAAGCTTCGTTAGATGCGATGACAGGAGAGACACGATGA
- a CDS encoding efflux RND transporter periplasmic adaptor subunit, with product MKKAVIILMLLMPLMAKEATVEQLFNVQTVKVKAQKSAQSRKNYGYVKVDESRVYDVVPRYGGYIVTLYADKRYQKVRKGEKLAKVYSPEILQAKEDYINAVNYDKQRPNAAMVESAKEKLQLLGVAGSEIAAVRRSGKAGQYSYITAPSSGYLFEKNVNNLGAFVTKQKLFTIVDLKKVWVEVKVYQKELAGYRNLTDFSVTAVGSDGVFSARKMQFYPSIDPKEATATLRLEVMNAKADLLPGMYATITASSAPETHLTLPTTAVIRKNGQFYVFGVGEFEGEYEPKTVDVEPLDNNTYIVKSGLDAGDEVVDNALFMMDSDAQINGLY from the coding sequence ATGAAAAAAGCAGTCATAATTTTGATGTTATTGATGCCTCTGATGGCAAAAGAGGCGACGGTTGAACAGCTCTTCAATGTTCAGACGGTGAAAGTCAAAGCGCAAAAGAGTGCGCAAAGCCGAAAAAATTACGGTTATGTAAAGGTGGACGAATCGCGTGTGTACGATGTCGTACCGCGTTACGGCGGTTACATTGTCACGCTGTATGCCGACAAGCGCTACCAAAAAGTGCGCAAAGGCGAAAAGCTGGCAAAGGTCTATTCGCCGGAGATTCTGCAGGCCAAAGAGGATTACATCAATGCGGTCAACTATGACAAGCAGCGTCCCAATGCGGCGATGGTAGAGAGCGCCAAAGAGAAACTGCAGCTGCTGGGCGTTGCAGGCAGTGAGATCGCTGCGGTCAGAAGAAGCGGCAAGGCAGGTCAATACAGCTACATCACCGCACCGTCAAGCGGGTATCTTTTTGAAAAAAATGTCAACAATCTGGGCGCATTCGTCACCAAACAAAAGCTCTTTACCATTGTCGATCTTAAGAAGGTCTGGGTTGAGGTAAAGGTCTACCAAAAAGAGCTTGCCGGGTACCGGAACTTGACTGACTTCAGTGTCACGGCAGTGGGCTCGGACGGTGTTTTTTCTGCCAGGAAGATGCAATTCTACCCCAGCATCGATCCGAAAGAGGCAACGGCGACGCTGCGTTTGGAGGTCATGAACGCCAAGGCAGATCTGTTGCCCGGCATGTATGCGACGATCACCGCAAGCAGCGCGCCTGAAACCCATCTCACTTTGCCGACCACAGCGGTCATCCGAAAGAACGGGCAGTTCTATGTCTTTGGCGTGGGTGAATTTGAGGGTGAGTATGAACCCAAAACGGTCGATGTCGAGCCGCTTGACAACAATACCTATATCGTAAAAAGCGGTCTCGATGCCGGCGATGAGGTGGTGGACAACGCCCTCTTTATGATGGACTCTGATGCCCAGATCAATGGCTTGTACTAA
- a CDS encoding efflux RND transporter permease subunit → MIEKLIALSIRNRFLVLMVTLFLVIGSYWAMKNTPLDALPDLSPPQVIVKVNWAGQSPEIIEDQGTYPLVSQFLSIADIETVRGYSTYGNALIYIIFKEGTDLYWARSRVLEQLASVQSQLPSGLEVSLGPDASGVGWVYEYALTSKTKNLAELRTLQDYYYKYALLGMDGVSEVASIGGFVPTYQVTVKSDALVMHNLSIGDVAKVLKANNDDTGGRIVIQNGYEWMVQAKGYLKDLDEIRSLVVATPEGVPLTIGDIARVELVPANRRGMADLNGEGEVVGGIVMVRYGEDVYSVIKKIKSKMAELKVDGVDVVTVYDRSGLIEKAVGTLRGTLIEESTIVVVIIALFLLHLRSSLILLIILPLTIGFTFLLMKGFGIGSNIMSLGGIAIAIGAMVDATIVMIENAHKSIHKAETVKQQSRQAYANAEFSSAEGPRADEPHLRTPEDVRLSDKERVNVILHSSQLVGRPIFFALALVVVSFLPIFALGGQEGRLFGPLAYTKTFAMSAGALLSVTLVPVLMLFFVRGRILEERRNPLSRFFIWLYRPIVVYGLKIKYLLIVLLIVSLGYMYPLYKNLNWEFMPMLNEETFMYMPVTPFGISVDQSRALTQKTDKILNSFPEVETVFGKGGRADSATDPAPLGMLETIITFKEKSEWREGMTYEKLMAEMEAALRVPGLVNSWTYPIRGRIDMLLSGIRTPLGIKLYGADAEVLQRLSKEIEERLRNFNKTLSVVADRASAGYYIDIDIDKAALARYGLSEAVLLAYTSAAIGGMQISTMYKGLERYSVALRLEEEERRSVGAIRNLQIKTKLGFVPLETFAKVDYRESASVMKSEMATPVTFVYITPKEGISATAYKDEAKSVVEAIELPEGYYLEWAGQSEYLESAMAKIVWIVPVTFLLILLLIYLALKEIIPTLIVFFALPFALMGGLLYIDYLDFNMSIAVIVGFLALLGIAAETAIVMIVYLKESVENAQEKWGETYNVEHLEAAIYEGAVQRVRPKLMTVFATLAALLPIMYNTGVGSEVTQRIAAPMIGGVVSSALLSLVIIPLLYEIYGRWQLKRMQREGEEKKEEVEDD, encoded by the coding sequence ATGATTGAAAAACTCATAGCGTTAAGTATCAGAAACCGTTTTCTCGTTTTGATGGTGACGCTCTTTTTGGTCATCGGCTCATACTGGGCGATGAAGAACACCCCGCTGGACGCCCTGCCGGACCTTTCGCCGCCGCAGGTCATCGTCAAGGTCAACTGGGCGGGACAGAGTCCTGAGATCATAGAGGATCAGGGGACCTACCCGCTGGTGTCACAGTTTCTCTCCATCGCCGATATCGAGACGGTACGCGGTTACTCGACCTACGGCAATGCGCTGATCTACATCATCTTCAAAGAGGGCACCGACCTCTACTGGGCACGCTCACGGGTACTTGAACAGCTCGCTTCGGTGCAGTCTCAGTTGCCTTCAGGCCTGGAAGTGAGCCTCGGACCCGACGCTTCGGGCGTCGGTTGGGTCTATGAATATGCACTGACCTCCAAGACCAAAAATCTTGCGGAATTGCGAACCCTGCAGGACTACTATTACAAATACGCACTGTTGGGCATGGACGGAGTCTCCGAAGTGGCCAGCATCGGCGGTTTCGTCCCGACCTATCAGGTCACGGTCAAGAGTGACGCTTTGGTCATGCACAACCTCTCTATCGGTGATGTCGCCAAGGTCCTCAAAGCAAACAACGATGACACCGGCGGGCGCATCGTCATCCAGAACGGTTACGAGTGGATGGTGCAGGCCAAGGGTTACCTCAAGGACCTCGATGAGATCCGCTCCCTCGTAGTTGCCACCCCGGAGGGGGTGCCGCTTACCATCGGCGATATCGCCCGGGTGGAGCTGGTACCGGCCAACCGCCGGGGTATGGCTGACCTGAACGGCGAAGGGGAAGTGGTCGGTGGCATCGTGATGGTGCGCTACGGCGAGGATGTCTATTCGGTCATCAAAAAGATAAAGTCGAAGATGGCGGAGCTCAAGGTCGACGGCGTCGATGTAGTCACGGTCTATGACCGCTCGGGATTGATCGAAAAGGCGGTGGGCACGCTGCGGGGCACCCTGATCGAAGAGAGCACCATCGTGGTGGTTATCATCGCCCTCTTCCTGCTGCACCTGCGTTCATCACTGATCCTGTTGATTATTCTGCCGCTGACCATCGGGTTTACCTTTTTACTGATGAAAGGATTCGGGATCGGTTCGAACATCATGAGTCTCGGTGGCATCGCGATCGCGATCGGGGCGATGGTGGATGCAACGATCGTGATGATCGAGAATGCCCACAAGTCCATTCATAAAGCTGAAACGGTCAAGCAGCAAAGCCGCCAGGCCTACGCTAACGCTGAGTTTTCCTCGGCGGAAGGCCCACGTGCAGATGAACCGCACTTAAGGACTCCCGAAGATGTCAGATTAAGCGATAAAGAGCGGGTCAATGTCATTTTGCACTCCTCTCAGCTCGTCGGCAGACCTATCTTTTTTGCGCTGGCGCTGGTCGTAGTCTCTTTTCTGCCGATCTTCGCTTTGGGAGGACAGGAAGGGCGGCTCTTCGGGCCGCTGGCCTATACCAAGACCTTTGCCATGAGTGCCGGGGCGCTGCTCTCGGTCACACTGGTGCCGGTGCTGATGCTCTTTTTCGTCCGCGGCAGGATCCTTGAAGAGCGCAGAAACCCGTTGAGCCGTTTTTTTATCTGGCTCTACCGTCCTATTGTTGTCTACGGACTGAAGATCAAATACCTTCTGATTGTGTTGCTGATAGTCTCGCTGGGATACATGTACCCGCTCTACAAAAATCTCAATTGGGAATTTATGCCGATGCTCAACGAAGAGACCTTTATGTACATGCCGGTTACCCCGTTTGGTATCAGTGTCGATCAGAGCAGGGCGTTGACCCAGAAAACGGACAAGATCCTGAACTCCTTTCCCGAGGTCGAGACTGTTTTCGGCAAGGGCGGCAGGGCTGACTCGGCGACCGACCCGGCGCCGCTGGGAATGCTCGAGACGATCATTACCTTTAAAGAGAAGAGCGAATGGCGCGAGGGGATGACTTATGAAAAGCTGATGGCGGAGATGGAGGCAGCTCTTCGGGTGCCGGGTCTGGTCAACTCCTGGACCTACCCGATCCGAGGGCGTATCGACATGCTGCTCAGTGGTATCCGCACCCCGCTGGGGATCAAGCTTTACGGCGCCGATGCCGAGGTGCTGCAGCGTCTCTCCAAGGAGATCGAAGAGCGGCTGCGCAATTTCAACAAGACCCTTTCGGTCGTCGCCGACCGGGCAAGTGCCGGGTATTACATCGATATCGATATCGACAAAGCCGCGCTGGCGCGATACGGCCTGAGCGAAGCGGTTCTTTTGGCTTACACGTCGGCAGCCATCGGCGGTATGCAGATCTCGACGATGTACAAGGGGCTCGAACGCTATAGCGTAGCACTGCGCCTTGAGGAGGAGGAACGCCGAAGTGTCGGGGCGATCCGCAATCTGCAGATCAAGACGAAGCTGGGGTTTGTCCCTCTGGAGACCTTTGCAAAGGTCGATTACCGTGAAAGCGCTTCCGTCATGAAAAGCGAGATGGCCACCCCGGTCACCTTTGTCTACATCACGCCAAAAGAGGGGATCTCGGCAACCGCCTACAAGGACGAGGCGAAGAGTGTGGTCGAGGCGATCGAACTGCCTGAGGGGTATTACCTGGAGTGGGCGGGGCAGTCGGAGTATCTTGAGTCGGCGATGGCGAAGATCGTCTGGATCGTGCCGGTCACGTTTCTGCTTATTTTGCTGTTGATCTACCTGGCACTCAAAGAGATCATACCGACACTGATCGTCTTCTTTGCCCTGCCGTTTGCTCTGATGGGCGGGCTGCTCTATATCGACTATTTGGACTTCAACATGAGTATCGCCGTTATCGTCGGCTTTCTCGCCCTGCTGGGTATCGCCGCCGAGACGGCGATCGTCATGATCGTCTATCTGAAAGAGAGTGTCGAAAATGCTCAGGAAAAATGGGGCGAAACGTACAATGTAGAGCATCTCGAAGCCGCCATTTATGAGGGTGCTGTTCAGCGGGTACGCCCAAAACTGATGACGGTCTTCGCCACCCTTGCCGCACTGTTGCCGATCATGTACAACACCGGGGTCGGTTCCGAAGTGACACAGCGCATCGCCGCACCGATGATCGGCGGCGTCGTCTCCTCCGCACTGCTGAGCCTCGTCATTATCCCGCTGCTTTACGAGATCTACGGTAGGTGGCAGCTTAAGCGTATGCAGCGCGAAGGAGAAGAAAAAAAAGAGGAGGTCGAAGATGATTAA
- a CDS encoding globin, with amino-acid sequence MLDLTISEGKLGEFPPVTKPHPGFFYEVGEERFRELVNAHYDLIRESDIAFLFPVDDEDFAEAQKHAADFLIQICGGPNYFEQTRGEARMVGRHAPFRIDEHGRRTWLSLYAKLLPELEKEGITPEYIQSFWDYLDTHSKWMVNTPSK; translated from the coding sequence ATGTTGGATCTAACGATTTCCGAGGGCAAACTCGGGGAATTTCCGCCTGTGACGAAACCGCATCCGGGCTTTTTTTACGAGGTGGGCGAAGAGCGTTTCAGAGAGTTGGTCAATGCACACTATGACCTGATACGCGAGAGTGATATCGCCTTTCTTTTTCCGGTGGATGATGAGGATTTCGCCGAAGCGCAAAAACATGCGGCCGATTTCCTGATCCAGATCTGCGGCGGGCCGAACTATTTCGAACAGACAAGGGGCGAAGCGCGCATGGTGGGGCGCCATGCACCGTTCCGTATTGACGAACATGGCCGCCGCACCTGGCTGAGCCTCTACGCCAAACTGCTGCCCGAGCTTGAAAAAGAGGGGATCACCCCCGAGTATATCCAGTCTTTCTGGGACTATCTGGATACCCACTCCAAATGGATGGTCAATACCCCAAGCAAATAA
- a CDS encoding YceI family protein, whose product MMRMIAVLLFTAIIALGNELTVDTKRSSIDFTATEFFFASVDGNFSSFGGTITVEEGKVTAINGEVAVISINTGNARRDDHLLSSDFFYEVKFHTITFRSKAVTQKNVIADVTIKDITKTLNFKIKKIEVGDDGVTIKLTGVVDRTAFDIDNSFMSAIIKDNINVVARLVAH is encoded by the coding sequence ATGATGAGAATGATAGCAGTATTGCTGTTCACGGCAATAATAGCCTTAGGTAATGAGCTGACAGTGGATACAAAGCGTTCGTCTATCGATTTTACGGCGACAGAGTTCTTTTTTGCCAGTGTGGATGGTAACTTTAGCAGTTTTGGCGGTACGATCACCGTAGAAGAGGGGAAGGTCACGGCCATTAACGGTGAGGTCGCCGTTATTTCTATCAATACCGGCAATGCCAGGCGTGACGACCATCTTCTGAGCAGTGACTTTTTTTATGAGGTGAAGTTTCATACCATCACCTTTCGTTCAAAAGCGGTAACGCAGAAGAACGTTATTGCCGATGTAACGATCAAAGATATTACGAAAACACTCAATTTCAAGATTAAAAAGATCGAAGTAGGTGATGATGGGGTCACAATCAAACTCACCGGCGTAGTCGACCGTACAGCGTTCGATATCGATAACAGCTTTATGAGCGCGATCATCAAAGATAATATCAATGTAGTAGCAAGGCTGGTAGCGCACTGA
- a CDS encoding thioredoxin family protein: protein MIKLLMSILLVSTSLFADLDWAEDYTEALKQAKEENKKVLIMFSREECNACNKMKKEVYTDPEVSNYVNSFFVPVEIDTEYDSRKGFKVFATPTYYFLDSDGKQIGRMMVGGADAKSFLKKLQEVEHSKK, encoded by the coding sequence ATGATAAAACTATTGATGTCTATATTGCTTGTCAGCACATCGCTGTTTGCCGATCTTGATTGGGCAGAGGATTACACGGAAGCACTCAAGCAGGCAAAAGAGGAGAACAAAAAAGTCCTGATCATGTTTTCACGTGAAGAGTGTAATGCCTGTAACAAGATGAAAAAAGAGGTCTATACCGACCCCGAAGTCTCCAATTATGTCAACTCCTTTTTTGTCCCTGTTGAGATCGATACCGAATATGATTCAAGAAAGGGTTTCAAGGTTTTTGCCACGCCAACGTACTACTTTTTGGATTCTGACGGCAAGCAGATCGGGCGCATGATGGTCGGCGGCGCTGATGCCAAAAGCTTTCTGAAAAAACTTCAAGAGGTCGAACACTCGAAAAAATAG
- a CDS encoding enolase C-terminal domain-like protein → MIITHITLEIEKIPLRTPFITALRRVDDVENIRIAIHTDTPNIGYGAAPATKAITGEGLKTIAHTIKKSIAPKLVGETFELTGLLKLLHTCCKGNSSAKAAVDMALYDLAAVSDNSSLVAFLGASPKPLQSAVTISLKSPQEMADDAREAYGRGFDILKVKVGGRDGLDIARIETVREAVPEARLLIDANQAWDVDESLHIIKAIAPLNIELIEQPVVGSDIEGLRQITEKSPIAILADEAVFTLEDAKKVVENRAADLINIKLMKCGGISRAIEIIEYCRKNGVKCMMGSMLEGPTSIALTAQLVMAYSDAFSHIDLDSPLLYKKIPTGTGLQFFNNTITLEEDDIYSLYILQCSDNSFYTGIAKELDKRLDEHNNSPKGAKYTKARRPVKVVYEEKHRSKSSALKRELEIKKMSRSQKERLISLQQR, encoded by the coding sequence ATGATCATTACGCATATTACGCTTGAGATCGAAAAGATCCCGCTGCGCACTCCGTTTATCACCGCCCTTCGCAGAGTGGACGATGTTGAGAACATCCGTATTGCTATTCACACCGACACCCCGAACATCGGCTACGGTGCAGCGCCTGCCACCAAGGCGATAACGGGCGAAGGCCTCAAAACGATTGCGCATACCATCAAAAAGAGCATCGCGCCAAAGCTTGTCGGAGAGACTTTTGAGCTGACCGGACTGCTCAAGCTTCTGCACACCTGCTGTAAAGGCAACAGCAGTGCCAAAGCGGCCGTTGACATGGCGCTGTACGACCTCGCCGCTGTTTCAGACAACAGCTCCCTTGTTGCGTTTCTGGGGGCATCACCGAAACCGCTTCAGAGCGCCGTGACGATCAGCCTGAAATCGCCGCAGGAGATGGCCGACGATGCCAGAGAGGCCTATGGACGCGGCTTTGACATCCTCAAAGTAAAAGTCGGCGGAAGAGACGGCCTCGATATAGCACGCATCGAAACTGTTAGAGAAGCCGTACCCGAAGCGCGTCTGCTGATCGATGCCAACCAGGCGTGGGACGTTGACGAATCGCTGCATATCATCAAGGCGATCGCGCCGCTGAACATCGAGCTGATCGAGCAGCCGGTGGTCGGCAGTGATATTGAAGGTTTGCGACAGATCACCGAGAAAAGTCCCATTGCGATATTGGCCGATGAGGCGGTCTTTACACTGGAAGATGCCAAAAAGGTCGTCGAGAACAGAGCGGCTGATCTCATCAACATCAAACTGATGAAGTGCGGGGGAATATCCAGGGCGATCGAGATCATCGAGTACTGCCGTAAAAACGGAGTCAAATGCATGATGGGATCGATGCTGGAGGGGCCGACCTCCATCGCCCTGACCGCCCAGCTGGTGATGGCTTACAGCGACGCCTTCAGCCATATCGACCTCGACAGTCCGCTGCTTTACAAAAAGATCCCGACAGGGACAGGCCTGCAATTTTTCAACAACACCATCACGCTTGAAGAGGATGATATTTACAGCCTGTATATCCTGCAGTGTTCCGACAACAGCTTCTACACCGGCATTGCCAAAGAGCTGGACAAGCGCCTGGACGAGCACAACAACTCGCCGAAAGGTGCCAAGTACACCAAGGCAAGACGTCCCGTTAAAGTCGTTTATGAGGAGAAACACCGCTCAAAAAGCAGTGCTTTGAAAAGAGAGTTGGAAATTAAGAAGATGTCGCGTTCGCAGAAAGAGAGGCTGATCTCGCTGCAGCAGAGGTAA
- a CDS encoding DUF819 family protein has product MIATPLFYLLSLALLAGMLGALEKVSRYRVFTFLPAVVLIYAAAMLLAQLGLWQENETIHASYKSVKTVLLPAMLFVMLLQIDLKAFAGLGRSLIIAYVASVLSLSFAFVALFWLFSLDNDAAGVFATLAGSWTGGTANMLAVAGALGVREELMGYALIVDSIDYTVWVMTLLFLVAFAPAFNRWTNAPLRFKSVDTEQESKKIKPWPLVLLFAFSLLIAYLGNMLASFPIGLSQTTWSVLFATLFGVIASRTPLRDIAGSPLLAGAMLMFLIALIGSQAHLRGFEAVPLYLGIGLLILLLHAAIMVIAAKLFKLDLFSIGVASLANIGGVASAPILAAAYHRSLIGIAVLMAIMGYLIGTFAGLAIGYILQGIAG; this is encoded by the coding sequence ATGATCGCCACGCCGCTCTTTTATCTGTTAAGTCTTGCCCTGCTTGCCGGCATGCTCGGCGCTCTGGAAAAAGTCAGCAGATACAGGGTTTTTACCTTTCTGCCGGCTGTCGTTCTCATCTATGCCGCTGCGATGCTTTTGGCGCAGTTGGGCCTGTGGCAGGAAAATGAAACGATACACGCAAGCTATAAAAGCGTCAAAACAGTGCTGCTGCCGGCCATGCTTTTTGTGATGCTCCTGCAGATCGATCTCAAAGCCTTTGCCGGACTCGGAAGATCCCTCATCATCGCCTATGTGGCTTCCGTACTCTCGCTCTCTTTTGCTTTTGTCGCGCTGTTCTGGCTCTTTTCTCTGGACAACGACGCTGCCGGCGTCTTTGCCACGCTGGCCGGAAGCTGGACGGGCGGTACCGCCAACATGCTGGCCGTTGCCGGCGCACTCGGTGTCCGTGAAGAGCTGATGGGGTATGCGCTGATCGTCGACTCCATCGACTACACCGTCTGGGTGATGACCCTGCTCTTTCTGGTCGCCTTTGCCCCTGCTTTCAACCGCTGGACAAACGCGCCCCTCCGATTCAAGAGTGTCGATACAGAGCAGGAGAGCAAAAAGATCAAACCATGGCCTCTTGTGCTGCTTTTTGCCTTCTCGCTCCTCATCGCCTACCTCGGAAACATGCTCGCTTCGTTTCCGATCGGCCTCTCTCAAACCACCTGGAGTGTTCTCTTTGCCACACTTTTTGGCGTGATAGCTTCACGTACACCGCTCAGGGATATAGCAGGTTCGCCTCTGCTCGCCGGTGCTATGCTGATGTTCCTGATCGCACTTATCGGTTCACAGGCCCACCTCCGCGGGTTCGAGGCGGTGCCGCTCTACCTGGGCATAGGGCTGCTGATATTGCTGCTGCACGCAGCAATCATGGTCATCGCCGCGAAACTGTTCAAACTTGACCTTTTCAGCATAGGGGTCGCCTCCCTGGCCAATATCGGCGGGGTCGCCTCGGCGCCCATACTGGCCGCTGCCTATCACCGCTCCCTCATCGGTATCGCAGTACTGATGGCGATCATGGGCTACCTCATCGGTACCTTTGCCGGACTGGCGATCGGCTACATCCTGCAAGGTATCGCCGGATGA
- a CDS encoding peptidoglycan recognition family protein has product MIKSLLLILTFFTTGYALEIIQKPIRFSEHRKQLTLEYIQTHYGFSPADITIVPRMIVIHYTAIPTLKGSFDAFDNEELPASRSDISGKHTTVNVAVPYLVDRDGTIYQLMPENWMGRHVIGLNYSSIGIENVGNLGDLTPKQLQANIALIDHLTKTYSSIEYLIGHSEYRCFEKSPLWLEKDRSYRTEKEDPGEKFMLDLRITLPALKQAPCP; this is encoded by the coding sequence ATGATTAAATCACTACTGCTCATTCTTACATTTTTCACAACAGGCTATGCGCTTGAGATCATCCAGAAACCGATCCGTTTCAGCGAGCATCGCAAGCAGCTCACCTTAGAGTATATCCAAACACATTACGGATTCTCTCCCGCCGATATCACTATTGTCCCGCGTATGATCGTCATTCATTATACGGCGATCCCGACACTGAAGGGCTCCTTCGACGCTTTTGACAATGAAGAGCTGCCTGCAAGCCGAAGCGATATCTCGGGTAAACACACGACAGTAAATGTCGCAGTCCCCTACCTGGTCGACCGTGACGGCACCATCTATCAGCTCATGCCTGAGAACTGGATGGGACGCCATGTCATCGGGCTGAACTACAGCAGCATCGGCATCGAAAATGTGGGTAACCTCGGTGATTTGACCCCGAAACAGCTGCAGGCAAACATCGCCCTCATCGATCACCTCACAAAAACATACAGCAGCATCGAATACCTCATCGGCCACTCCGAATACCGCTGTTTTGAAAAGAGTCCTCTCTGGCTTGAAAAAGACCGAAGCTACCGTACAGAGAAAGAGGATCCGGGCGAGAAGTTCATGCTAGACCTTCGAATCACCCTGCCTGCGCTCAAACAAGCACCCTGCCCATGA